One region of Trichoderma breve strain T069 chromosome 7 map unlocalized scaffold00007, whole genome shotgun sequence genomic DNA includes:
- a CDS encoding PI31 proteasome regulator domain-containing protein, which produces MAEPRQTPVSTDSVLQAMADALPTHQPNDESSDIASSYEVVALLAHAYFVSLDFRLYGFNEDKLLEECQTLAPRLPPQWNNGFGALSFVYRHKQSAMTFVLRVDRMGAKVEVRALAVGDEKIYRIEYETRKVVNASKLPFRIPLDGHGQEDRSNLVGTLKALFDSPGTIERIIRDLRVNLVQKLIPKLQKEGYLETEEGVEQKIPSTIERRIQESGQQRPPSFEQPRRFDPPSSMTPNRPGAIPQASEPFRPQQPPHPYPHPDLLPNAGAPRRPIPGDFPPPGFEDEHEINAPPRNMGGLRMPPVNIGHDDLNPQGLGPHDPLRGSFVGGGPPRPGGFSGMHPTFGDPLFTGQGGYGGQQYGQGYNSQRPPGARYDPVDPSDGPMYPLGQQPPFPGRGGGRGGNNGGFGFGPGGFGSGSGGFGPGDII; this is translated from the exons atggcggaACCACGGCAGACGCCGGTCAGCACAGACTCGGTGCTCCAGGCCATGGCCGATGCTCTGCCCACGCATCAGCCAAACGACGAATCGTCCGACATCGCAAGTTCCTACGAAGTCGTAGCGCTGCTCGCACACGCATACTTTGTCTCTCTCGACTTTCGGCTGTACGGCTTTAACGAAGACAAGTTGCTGG AGGAATGCCAGACTCTAGCACCTCGTCTCCCCCCTCAGTGGAATAATGGGTTCGGCGCTCTATCTTTTGTATATAGGCACAAGCAGTCGGCTATGACATTTGTCTTGCGCGTCGACCGCATGGGCGCAAAGGTCGAGGTCCGGGCTCTCGCTGTCGGCGATGAAAAGATTTACCGGATCGAGTATGAGACTCGAAAGGTCGTCAACGCTAGCAAACTGCCCTTTCGCATTCCCCTCGATGGCCATGGACAGGAAGACCGAAGCAATCTTGTGGGGACGCTGAAGGCTCTATTTGACTCACCCGGAACTATCGAGAGGATAATTCGGGACTTGAGGGTCAATTTGGTGCAAAAGTTGATCCCAAAGCTTCAGAAAGAGGGCTATTTGGAGACGGAGGAAGGCGTGGAACAAAAGATCCCGTCTACAATTGAACGACGCATTCAAGAGAGCGGTCAACAGCGCCCTCCCAGCTTCGAACAACCTAGACGATTTGACCCTCCCAGCTCCATGACTCCCAACCGCCCTGGTGCGATTCCACAGGCATCAGAGCCATTTCGACCACAGCAGCCACCACACCCTTATCCGCATCCCGATTTACTACCCAATGCTGGCGCTCCTCGGCGGCCCATACCTGGTGATTTCCCCCCTCCTGGTTTTGAGGATGAGCACGAAATCAACGCTCCACCGCGAAACATGGGGGGATTGCGAATGCCTCCCGTCAACATAGGACATGACGATCTCAATCCCCAAGGACTTGGGCCCCACGATCCGCTCAGGGGGTCGTTTGTGGGCGGAGGTCCGCCTCGGCCCGGCGGCTTTTCAGGCATGCATCCTACCTTTGGCGATCCGCTGTTTACGGGACAGGGCGGCTATGGAGGCCAACAGTATGGCCAAGGATACAACTCGCAAAGGCCTCCAGGAGCTAGGTACGATCCGGTCGATCCGAGTGACGGACCGATGTACCCCCTCGGGCAGCAGCCTCCATTTCCCGGGAGAGGAGGCGGCAGGGGCGGCAACAACGgaggctttggctttggtcCAGGAGGTTTTGGTTCTGGATCGGGAGGGTTTGGCCCGGGCGATATTATTTAA
- a CDS encoding HORMA domain-containing protein, which yields MSASPPHPQDSSHSQSHSLPSHTANPLLSSFTSFLTIAIHSLLYHRTLYPSTSFLATRAYNLPVHQSRHPGLCAWISDAVAAIAAQLRVGSVRRIVLAIHSPLGPSQPPVVRERWVFDVHRFPAWGSTAETDAPTSHQQQQQQHEDLDDPVAEDADDGAASEKLNWADIHEALRATLQRLAYAAQAAPKLPPGCTFALALELRDEAEAPIGYPQPWIPSEGPLQPPTAEKPHQGESLRGAATKPVRSVRADPLFFECWLEQGPEDAEAVSSGSGIVTNTSSEKTSQ from the exons ATGTCAGCCTCACCACCACATCCTCAAGACTCCTCTCACTCTCAATCTCACTCCCTCCCCTCTCACACCGCAaaccccctcctctcctccttcacATCCTTcctcaccatcgccatccattCCCTCCTCTACCACCGCACCCTCTACCCATCCACGTCCTTCCTCGCAACCCGTGCATACAACCTCCCCGTCCACCAGTCCCGCCACCCGGGTCTCTGCGCCTGGATCTCCGAcgccgtcgccgccatcgccGCGCAACTTCGCGTAGGCTCCGTCCGCCGCATCGTCCTCGCTATTCACTCTCCTCTAGGACCCTCACAGCCCCCAGTCGTGCGCGAGAGATGGGTCTTCGACGTGCATCGTTTTCCAGCATGGGGTAGTACCGCTGAAACAGACGCCCCGACTTctcaccaacagcagcaacagcagcacgAAGATCTCGATGATCCCGTCGcagaagatgccgatgacggTGCTGCGTCCGAGAAGCTCAACTGGGCCGACATCCACGAGGCCCTAAGAGCAACCCTCCAAAGACTCGCCTACGCAGCCCAAGCCGCGCCCAAACTCCCTCCAGGATGCACATTCGCACTCGCTCTCGAACTAAGAgacgaagctgaagctccCATCGGT TATCCCCAACCGTGGATCCCTTCTGAAGGGCCTTTGCAGCCTCCTACCGCGGAGAAACCGCATCAAGGTGAATCGTTAAGAGGAGCTGCCACGAAACCCGTGAGATCTGTGAGAGCGGATCCCCTTTTCTTCGAGTGCTGGCTCGAACAAGGTCcggaagatgccgaggctgTAAGTTCCGGTAGTGGCATTGTGACGAATACATCATCAGAAAAAACATCACAATGA
- a CDS encoding rhoGEF domain-containing protein: protein MVRVTDELALSPEHIALYHAPDPLLGQLPVLIFHGPSTTANYTLNSSRVQVHVFTPAGFQSFPRITISPSSPFYSVVNHLPREFQGDEVYRGLAFGLFRYFKELPENVKNHLKNVYPPKGKRPGSAPALFSEQHAADLVKEMVKSENTVDVVATLDEALQTQHISNVDIDLLLPPGSIVPPQPSEFEEMPDDEDDIIDPTLRQYGMYTPLVKLFGEPVFLPTSKLRRAPSKPTPLNRNKTFTKDQKIELRMKMGELVDTEERYVLKVQELVKTVANDFRNKSKARPAESLSPSEEELEKLFPKSSDGILQVNSAFVEELRKIMDETEEDAVKDMEIPTMTLSSTKAPNNPTRVKDPLGALAMAKLFLEWFPKFTQCYQDYIKRVSQAGEQTIRSLLIEPVQRLPRYSLLIDQIIASLPITHPALQPMLKARDIITNICSMDDPLPDKPHVANRLRNMVEAWPADLEPQGRLILAADFLELSPPYQATVDSDDAGIFLLFSDYIVMLRKSGDNNMTGRDLLREIDKPSAAELLISMTNAAGGPGVYEFIFTGWHHLADVRFTESADGHLVWMTSSAEMKGMHPGEHKVPKAITSRCFLLQEAFEGKAAKWSEDVVKARIEARFSETEREDPRWTLRSVRMPENNLGLHAAIYQEGADQLVEGRREPAFIRVVVDHEKGTKGAPVGHYGIEIVINVASKNMKRISLLTVGLNGKQYQDDVALEDFLPTMSRRIMQLLSAQFNVSNRNLTAPMVSYNSKTLRTLCLFNRAEKTRSFLAASPVKLFTSLWSGGSNNASETTLSEIKHQHQPSIQRADSHHSVYGSIRGRDNSRRPLEEVMPENPLVRLEQTFEAFTTALQYRKGSIHGRTLMHRSMADELLVNDLYNRLIENPSEVEVANDVGTEVVFTAFENFLHIAWAEQIGPVTTIKMLDTLQERANKRVPGEFADFVNFLFKELAPQNRRAFTALIKLLADLLDGCSNDSDRGALTLAFSEMLVTDGTAANYINLLDRLVDDCDRIFGEPTYAGFSLADLALIESFQARANGGPGLNSGNKSHQGSVTSNTSSLRRKFGLDMLLRQNSNSKEERNSVWRSLGKHRNSASGESQSMSRATMQQALRQRSIDDNNISKRFTLGRPGSGDRVHVASAFEELNRPPSAHRQEYPLDTIGEPVSEPPTPGSPRRHAKRRSSLSDLPSLMETESIQEEREAEEREDALQVLQNTSEKVNGSPNVIPVKTPLLSPDSSLLKSPRQKENMGSVDIYGSVRIRAGSPIKEIQAKLEQAMRGNSPTRQDPPPYRRPKPTHTKTLSTSNIPTLLPPKPIRPGSSSGETPVRVTISPTRTPAQKLRLQSPQKLRERLQTEKTAVGEADAMLQSELFKIGEEMARVNNDSLTDSEAASIQLLASSVASLEDRMPGVMQELRDRQDELQRDVEITLKTTESKMRSIDQLHKEAVAENELLYERFNTELGKIVKALKGKGKEDKEELIVKLKTQGEELAKMKKENARLKREMISLRAALKGTTE from the exons ATGGTGCGGGTTACGGACGAGCTGGCGCTCTCGCCCGAGCACATTGCTCTCTACCACGCCCCCGACCCTCTGCTGGGCCAGCTGcccgtcctcatcttccacgGGCCCTCGACCACGGCCAACTACACTCTCAACAGCTCCCGCGTCCAGGTCCACGTCTTCACACCCGCCGGCTTCCAGTCCTTCCCGCGCATCACGATATCCCCCAGCTCGCCCTTCTACAGCGTCGTCAACCACCTGCCGCGTGAGTTCCAGGGCGACGAGGTCTACCGTGGCCTAGCATTTGGCCTGTTCCGCTACTTCAAGGAGCTGCCTGAAAATGTAAAGAACCATCTCAAGAACGTTTACCCGCCCAAGGGGAAGCGCCCCGGCAGCGCTCCGGCCCTCTTCAGCGAGCAGCACGCCGCCGACCTGGTAAAGGAGATGGTCAAGAGCGAAAATACCGTCGATGTCGTTGCCACGCTGGACGAGGCCCTGCAGACGCAACATATAAGCAACGTCGACATTGACCTGCTCCTACCGCCGGGGTCCATAGTACCGCCCCAGCCATCAGAGTTTGAGGAAATGcccgacgatgaagacgacatCATCGATCCGACGCTGCGCCAGTATGGCATGTACACACCGCTGGTCAAGCTGTTTGGCGAGCCCGTCTTCCTGCCCACCAGCAAGCTGCGACGCGCGCCCTCCAAGCCCACGCCGCTGAACCGCAACAAGACTTTTACCAAGGACCAAAAGATTGAGCTGCGCATGAAGATGGGCGAGCTCGTCGACACCGAGGAGCGCTATGTTCTCAAGGTGCAGGAGCTGGTCAAGACAGTGGCCAACGACTTTAGGAACAAGTCAAAAGCCCGGCCCGCCGAGAGTCTGAGTCCgtccgaggaggagctggagaagctgtttcCCAAGTCATCAGACGGTATCCTCCAGGTCAACTCGGCCTTTGTCGAGGAGCTGCGCAAGATCATGGacgagacggaagaagacgCCGTCAAGGATATGGAAATACCTACCATGACCCTCTCGTCAACAAAGGCCCCCAACAATCCCACGCGAGTCAAGGATCCGCTTGGTGCCTtagccatggccaagctcttcCTTGAATGGTTCCCCAAGTTTACCCAGTGCTACCAAGACTACATCAAG CGCGTGAGCCAGGCAGGCGAGCAGACCATTCGCTCACTCCTCATTGAGCCCGTCCAGAGGCTGCCGCGTTACAGCCTTCTAATTGACCAGATTATCGCCTCGTTGCCCATCACACACCCGGCACTACAGCCCATGCTCAAGGCACGagacatcatcaccaacatctgCTCCATGGACGATCCCCTGCCCGACAAGCCTCATGTCGCCAATCGACTTCGAAACATGGTTGAGGCGTGGCCTGCCGACCTCGAGCCTCAGGGCCGCCTCATCCTAGCCGCCGACTTTCTGGAGCTCTCACCACCCTACCAGGCCACCGTTGACTCCGACGACGCgggcatcttcctcttgttctCCGACTACATAGTCATGCTGAGGAAATCGGGCGACAATAACATGACAGGCCGAGATTTGCTACGGGAAATCGACAAGCCTTCAGCAGCGGAGCtgctcatctccatgacGAACGCTGCTGGTGGCCCGGGCGTGTACGAATTCATCTTTACCGGATGGCATCACCTTGCCGATGTTCGCTTTACAGAATCGGCCGACGGTCACCTCGTCTGGATGACGTCGAGCGCAGAGATGAAGGGCATGCACCCCGGCGAGCATAAGgtccccaaggccatcacgtcgcgctgcttcttgctgcaGGAAGCCTTTGAGGGCAAAGCCGCAAAGTGGAGCGAAGATGTCGTCAAGGCAAGGATCGAGGCGCGGTTTTCCGAGACGGAGAGGGAAGACCCTCGCTGGACTTTGCGCTCAGTCCGGATGCCCGAGAACAACTTGGGTCTGCATGCCGCGATATATCAGGAGGGCGCCGATCAGCTCGTGGAGGGCCGGCGCGAACCCGCTTTTATCCGCGTGGTGGTGGACCATGAGAAGGGAACTAAGGGAGCTCCAGTCGGCCATTATGGCATCGAGATTGTCATCAATGTGGCGAGCAAGAACATGAAGAGGATTTCCCTGCTCACCGTGGGCCTCAATGGGAAGCAGTATCAAGACGACGTGGCTCTGGAAGATTTCCTTCCAACTATGTCAAGAAGAA TAATGCAGCTCTTGAGCGCCCAGTTCAACGTGTCTAACCGAAATCTTACGGCCCCCATGGTCTCCTACAATTCCAAAACGCTAAGGACGCTATGTCTATTTAATCGTGCAGAAAAAACACgctccttcttggcagcgTCCCCTGTCAAGCTGTTCACCAGCTTATGGAGTGGCGGTTCCAACAACGCCTCGGAGACGACTCTTTCCGAAATCAagcaccaacaccaacccTCCATCCAACGAGCAGACAGCCACCACTCCGTGTATGGTTCGATCAGGGGCAGGGACAACTCGCGCCGGCCGTTGGAAGAGGTTATGCCAGAAAACCCACTCGTTCGGTTAGAGCAGACTTTTGAGGCATTCACAACGGCTCTTCAATATCGCAAGGGCTCTATTCATGGCAGGACATTGATGCACCGCTCCATGGCCGATGAACTTCTGGTGAATGACTTGTACAATCGACTCATTGAGAATCCGTCAGAGGTGGAAGTGGCCAACGACGTTGGAACCGAAGTTGTCTTTACAGCTTTTGAGAATTTTCTCCATATTGCCTGGGCCGAACAGATTGGGCCTGTGACGACGATCAAGATGCTCGACACTCTACAGGAGCGAGCCAACAAGAGAGTCCCCGGCGAGTTCGCcgactttgtcaactttTTGTTCAAAGAACTGGCTCCGCAAAACCGAAGGGCGTTTACGGCACTCATCAAGCTGCTAGCGGATCTCTTGGACGGCTGCAGCAACGATAGCGACCGTGGTGCGCTGACCTTGGCGTTTTCGGAGATGCTGGTTACCGATGGCACGGCCGCGAATTACATCAACCTGCTGGATCGACTGGTGGATGACTGCGATAGGATATTTGGCGAGCCCACGTATGCTGGCTTTAGTTTGGCCGACTTGGCTCTGATTGAGTCGTTCCAGGCACGCGCCAACGGTGGCCCTGGCCTCAACAGCGGCAACAAGTCTCACCAGGGATCCGTAACCTCCAACACATCGTCTCTGCGCCGCAAATTCGGGCTTGACATGCTGCTCCGGCAAAACTCAAATTCCAAGGAGGAGCGCAACTCTGTCTGGAGAAGTCTCGGCAAGCACCGGAATTCGGCGTCAGGCGAGAGCCAGAGCATGTCTAGGGCGACGATGCAGCAGGCTCTACGTCAACGGTCGATAGACGACAACAACATTTCAAAGAGATTTACACTGGGCAGGCCGGGATCTGGAGACAGGGTCCACGTAGCTAGTGCCTTTGAGGAGCTGAACAGACCGCCCAGCGCGCATCGCCAAGAGTACCCGCTCGACACGATTGGGGAGCCCGTCTCCGAGCCGCCAACTCCCGGGTCGCCGAGGAGACATGccaagaggagaagctctCTATCGGATCTTCCGTCGCTGATGGAGACTGAGAGTAttcaagaagagagggaggcggaggaaagGGAAGATGCGCTGCAAGTCCTGCAAAACACTTCGGAAAAGGTCAATGGCAGTCCCAATGTGATCCCTGTGAAGACTCCCCTCCTGAGCCCCGACTCATCACTGCTCAAATCCCCTCGGCAAAAGGAAAACATGGGCTCGGTGGACATTTATGGCAGTGTTCGGATCAGAGCAGGCTCGCCAATCAAGGAGATTCAAGCCAAGCTGGAACAGGCAATGCGTGGAAATTCTCCTACCAGACAAGATCCGCCTCCTTACAGGAGGCCGAAGCCAACGCACACCAAAACACTGTCGACGTCCAACATTCCCacattgctgccgccgaagcCCATCCGTCCCGGAAGCTCGTCTGGTGAAACCCCGGTCCGAGTGACTATCAGCCCGACGCGAACCCCCGCACAGAAGCTCCGACTGCAATCTCCGCAAAAGCTGCGAGAGCGGCTGCAGACGGAGAAGACTGCTGTGGGAGAAGCAGATGCCATGCTGCAGTCGGAACTGTTCAAGATTGGCGAGGAAATGGCACGAGTGAACAATGATAGCTTGACTGATTCCGAAGCAGCCAGCATTCAGCTGTTGGCTTCATCGGTCGCCTCACTAGAGGACAGGATGCCCGGCGTGATGCAAGAGCTACGCGACAGACAGGATGAGCTCCAGCGGGACGTGGAAATCACTCTCAAGACAACCGAGTCCAAGATGCGGTCCATCGACCAACTACACAAAGAAGCCGTGGCAGAAAACGAGCTGCTATACGAGCGGTTCAATACCGAGCTCGGAAAGATTGTTAAGGCGCTCaagggcaaaggcaaagaagataaaGAAGAGCTGATTGTCAAGCTCAAGACGCAAGGAGAAGAACTTGCCAAGATGAAAAAGGAGAATGCGCGATTGAAGCGCGAAATGATTAGCCTGCGGGCAGCGCTGAAGGGGACGACGGAATAA